From the genome of Leishmania panamensis strain MHOM/PA/94/PSC-1 chromosome 4 sequence, one region includes:
- a CDS encoding hypothetical protein (TriTrypDB/GeneDB-style sysID: LpmP.04.0630) — translation MARSRAAPRTSGGSSRHASAAAPHPPPKAAAPLHQSTPHPQAQAHPQQPNGVTNIYVQRPMAGGGGSGILGTMAAVAGGSVLGHGISNYLYGHNNQAPTQPAEAQQLAQAAQQEGYACTPQLLGYSKCLEANPESADGCKWAWDYFTQCQSEHPMPPPQA, via the coding sequence ATGGCTCGCTCccgtgcagctcctcgtaccagcggtggcagcagccgccacgcctccgccgccgcaccgcacCCGCCaccgaaggcggcggcgccgctccaccAGTCGACACCCCACCCGCAGGCGCAGgcacacccgcagcagccgaacGGCGTTACGAACATTTATGTGCAACGTCCGAtggccggcggtggtggcagtggcatcCTCGGCACGATGGCGGCCGTCGCCGGTGGCAGCGTGCTGGGCCACGGCATCAGCAACTACCTCTACGGCCACAACAACCAGGCTCCGACGCAGcctgcagaggcgcagcagctggcgcaggctgcgcagcaggaggggtACGCCTGCACGCCGCAACTTCTGGGCTACTCCAAGTGCCTTGAGGCGAACCCCGAGTCCGCCGACGGCTGCAAGTGGGCGTGGGACTACTTCACGCAGTGCCAGAGCGAACACccgatgccgccgccccaGGCGTAG
- a CDS encoding ubiquitin-conjugating enzyme e2, putative (TriTrypDB/GeneDB-style sysID: LpmP.04.0640), whose protein sequence is MLTTRIIKETEKLQRECPPGITATPTSENPRYFMVTIQGPPQSCYEGGLFRLELFLPEEYPMKPPKVRFLTRIYHPNVDKVGRICLDIIKDKWSPALLINKVLLSIQILMSSPNPDDPLANDVAEHWKDDEAGAMQTAREWTRTYAKP, encoded by the coding sequence ATGCTCACGACACGCATTATCAAGGAGACGGAGAAACTCCAGAGGGAATGCCCGCCCGGCATCACGGCTACGCCGACCAGTGAGAACCCGCGCTACTTCATGGTGACAATCCAGGGACCGCCACAGTCGTGCTATGAGGGCGGTCTCTTCCGCCTGGAGCTTTTTCTGCCGGAGGAGTACCCGATGAAGCCGCCAAAAGTGCGCTTTCTCACGCGCATTTATCACCCGAACGTAGACAAGGTGGGTCGCATTTGCCTCGACATCATCAAGGACAAGTggtcgccggcgctgctgatcaacaaggtgctgctgtctATTCAGATCCTCATGTCGAGCCCTAACCCAGACGACCCGCTGGCGAACGACGTCGCGGAGCATTGGAAGGATGACGAGGCCGGTGCGATGCAGACGGCCCGCGAGTGGACTCGCACGTATGCCAAGCCGTGA
- a CDS encoding hypothetical protein (TriTrypDB/GeneDB-style sysID: LpmP.04.0650) encodes MRAVKTRRAGAIRSVRDVNGNGDVAGKHSDRDALDDAMFQVGLSTVGVEDKCPEDPLAVVFAQDAPLTLTARDDPCVIAHLPLRFKDVLPAVCHQLQFRQRQATHQTCVDADSFSTKDNPLTSPAPPTVDAASHPPPPYQHAHVSDMVVRLLPIAVGQARSCKTALMHPEEDEEDPTAATAAHGPESTDEQQQQQQQSAASTEKRADHEAEDAVQGAPALAPVSEHQLYRTRATEQLLEYFFSSPTPADGADSVDRDEARRSFTVAACLSGMREVPSGTVEYVELLREMVSLEDSLRDAKPDETAVDAVVHLPPYVRDLLVGVSPMESAPAAASLASSGVASGVKNVALRTADGSVAAVERVPVVTTTLRSTLDAVLPPRLFLYYSVHHATAVAVHQRRQAAQHRQAHLRRHQEAHPDDVKGLEEMEALREALAGEYMEAPVGVVLVILERTSDVQAPRDYLLKLEQTLNEVLDMVRARCCGRPLKLIRTSTAHEPAPKQQRHTASAPAASGLSPGTRLKQENASSSSSSMKAASAKGQKAPATTIILATPDKQVCTRTLKPLPAQPAAMSASGGGSATVFSTLNVVELNKERTLVQLSLLGEELIRQVTVDLPERGVLLRRLLDEAQLSIDACAILARERSKATQEHLLDGQDVREATVVQCKVLESEVAELRSRLAYVTARKAALRMWVEEQKARELAVSRERVNFETSLQERLTAHTERVKMAQDAARRSSLPG; translated from the coding sequence ATGAGGGCAGTCAAGACGCGCCGCGCAGGGGCGATTCGCTCTGTGCGCGACGTCAACGGCAATGGCGATGTTGCCGGTAAACACAGTGATAGGGACGCACTGGATGACGCTATGTTTCAGGTGGGCCTCAGTACTGTTGGCGTGGAGGACAAGTGCCCCGAGGACCCCCTCGCCGTCGTGTTCGCGCAGGACGCACCGCTGACGCTCACCGCCCGCGACGACCCGTGCGTCATTGCCCACCTGCCCCTCCGCTTCAAAGACGTGCTGCCTGCAGTCTGTCACCAACTTCAGttccggcagcggcaggccACGCATCAGACTTGTGTGGATGCGGACAGCTTTAGCACCAAGGACAACCCACTCACGTCCCCCGCACCGCCCACGGTCGACGCCGCTTCTcacccaccgccaccgtacCAACACGCGCACGTGTCCGACATGGtcgtgcggctgctgcccatTGCGGTGGGTcaggcgcgcagctgcaagaCAGCATTGATGCATCCggaagaggatgaggaagaccccaccgcagccacagcagcacacgggCCAGAGAGCAccgatgagcagcagcagcagcagcagcagtctgCAGCGtcaacagagaagagggccgACCATGAGGCAGAGGATGCCGTGCAAGGCGCGCCAGCCCTGGCACCCGTGTCGGAGCACCAGCTGTACCGCACGCGGGCGACAGAGCAGCTTTTAGAGtattttttctcctcccctaCGCCTGCCGACGGTGCGGACAGCGTTGACCGCGACGaagcgcggcgcagcttcacCGTGGCCGCGTGTCTGAGTGGCATGCGCGAAGTTCCTTCCGGTACCGTTGAGTACGttgagctgctgcgtgagATGGTCTCTCTGGAGGACTCATTGCGTGATGCGAAGCCGGATGAGACCGCAGTCGACGCGGTCGTACACTTGCCACCGTACGTGCGCGACTTGCTCGTCGGCGTGTCGCCGATGGAaagtgcacctgctgctgcctccctcgctagcagcggcgtcgccagTGGGGTGAAGAATGTGGCATTGCGCACCGCGGATGGCTCGGTAGCTGCCGTCGAGCGGGTGCCAgtggtgacgacgacgttgCGCTCCACCTTGGAtgcagtgctgccgccgcggctctTCCTCTACTACTCCGTCCACCATGCGACAGCCGTGGCGGTGCACCAGAGGCGCCAGGCTGCTCAGCATCGCCAAGCCCATCTTCGTCGTCACCAGGAGGCGCACCCGGACGACGTGAAGGGACTGGAAGAAATGGAGGCTCTTCGTGAGGCGCTCGCCGGCGAGTATATGGAGGCACCGGTCGGCGTTGTCTTGGTCATTCTCGAGCGGACGAGTGACGTGCAGGCGCCGCGTGATTACCTCTTGAAGCTGGAGCAGACACTGAACGAGGTGCTGGACATGGTGCGGGCGCGATGCTGCGGTCGTCCACTGAAGCTCATTCGCACGAGCACCGCCCATGAGCCAGCCCcaaaacagcagcggcacaccgcATCGGCCCCGGCAGCATCTGGTCTGTCTCCGGGCACACGGCTCAAACAGGAgaacgccagcagcagcagtagcagcatGAAGGCAGCCTCCGCGAAGGGCCAGAAAGCGCCAGCAACTACGATCATCCTCGCCACCCCAGACAAGCAGGtctgcacgcgcacactgaagccgctgccagcgcaaCCGGCCGCCATGTCGGctagcggcggcggctcggCTACCGTCTTTTCGACGCTAAATGTGGTGGAGCTGAACAAGGAGCGGACATTAGTGCAACTAAGCCTTCTCGGTGAGGAGCTCATCCGGCAGGTAACCGTCGATCTTCCAGAGCGCGGCGTCCTTCTCcggcgcctcctcgacgaGGCACAGCTCTCCATCGACGCCTGCGCCATCCTCGCTCGCGAACGCTCCAAAGCCACGCAAGAGCATCTGCTAGACGGCCAAGACGTGCGGGAAGCGACGGTAGTGCAGTGCAAAGTCCTCGAGAGCGAAGTGGCGGAGCTACGGTCGCGGCTGGCGTACGTGACGGCACGCAAGGCAGCGCTGAGAATGTGGGTagaggagcagaaggcgCGGGAGCTGGCGGTGAGTCGCGAGCGAGTGAATTTCGAAACAAGCTTGCAAGAGCGACTGACAGCGCACACGGAGCGGGTGAAGATGGCGCAGGATGCCGCACGCCGTAGCTCCCTGCCAGGGTGA